Proteins found in one Nostoc sp. NIES-3756 genomic segment:
- a CDS encoding DNA phosphorothioation-associated protein 4, with translation MAETGRIRVAKDKADLVKALTSSDGSTGPFQTFADVIVFAAALGAKHKKRVPLGEISKREPSPIRLEYFASVGNDVVIKLLGITEVQEINILSIYEEEYETLRNQIFEEYANGGLEILQNELRGAVDYSERILLFLSFERTNTELSDGEFDLSKFLS, from the coding sequence ATGGCAGAAACGGGTAGAATTAGGGTTGCCAAAGATAAGGCGGATCTAGTGAAAGCGTTAACATCCTCAGATGGTAGTACAGGGCCTTTTCAAACATTCGCTGATGTGATTGTGTTTGCTGCGGCGTTGGGTGCAAAACATAAAAAGCGCGTACCTTTAGGTGAAATTTCTAAACGAGAACCATCACCAATCAGATTAGAATACTTCGCTTCAGTGGGAAATGATGTGGTGATTAAATTATTAGGAATAACTGAAGTTCAGGAAATCAACATTTTATCTATATATGAAGAAGAATATGAAACTCTACGTAATCAAATTTTTGAAGAATATGCTAATGGTGGACTAGAGATATTACAAAATGAGTTGCGTGGAGCCGTTGATTACTCAGAGCGGATTTTGTTATTCCTTAGTTTTGAGAGAACTAATACAGAACTAAGTGACGGGGAATTTGATTTAAGTAAATTTTTGTCTTGA
- a CDS encoding DGQHR domain-containing protein — translation MEQRIYFGCRIRQRIDTETTAFFVFYARVKDIKQWARVRRAQDSLEGTQRLLRETRKKAITRFVKSGSKNTVSNNILLAFEPGQAKFKSLEDQLIGCIPEVDIHNNCEQELQWGILEFSFNNSQDNYCAYVVDGQHRLYGLSEFEAEDLPILVVSLVDATVEEQAFQFIVINNKAVKVPTNNVKAIVANLNEEELQNRLLKAGVKYGNTSPTLRDINDLDTSPFQNLLDWPYNKQGQKLVPIATIEQAIKYLKTMFTFLDEDEDSLVDIFCAIWRVVKDNYQELWGQDNIFMKKVNINALNEFISERLKFAWELSLVDIFNSEQLAQQVLNIVKLLPQEFWQAEWSIKIQDSANVRKLIKEDLSTLADNCRLRRTWNQDLKLPLTDEE, via the coding sequence GTGGAACAAAGAATTTATTTTGGTTGCCGTATAAGGCAACGTATAGATACAGAAACTACTGCTTTTTTCGTATTTTATGCTCGTGTAAAAGATATTAAACAATGGGCTAGAGTTAGACGAGCGCAAGATTCTCTAGAAGGTACTCAACGTTTGTTGAGGGAAACTCGGAAAAAAGCAATAACTAGGTTTGTAAAATCTGGATCAAAAAACACAGTTTCTAATAATATTCTATTAGCATTTGAGCCTGGACAAGCAAAATTTAAATCTTTAGAAGACCAGTTAATAGGATGTATTCCTGAAGTTGATATACATAATAATTGTGAACAAGAATTACAATGGGGGATTCTAGAATTTTCATTTAATAATTCACAGGATAACTATTGTGCATATGTTGTAGATGGACAACATCGCCTCTATGGTTTATCAGAATTTGAGGCTGAAGACTTACCTATACTTGTTGTTAGCTTGGTTGATGCTACTGTTGAAGAGCAAGCATTTCAGTTTATAGTTATAAATAATAAAGCTGTTAAAGTCCCTACAAATAATGTCAAAGCTATAGTTGCTAATTTAAATGAAGAAGAATTACAAAATCGTCTTTTGAAGGCAGGTGTAAAATATGGAAATACATCACCTACTCTTAGAGATATTAATGATTTAGATACAAGCCCTTTTCAGAACCTACTTGATTGGCCTTACAATAAACAAGGTCAGAAGTTAGTACCAATAGCTACCATAGAACAAGCGATTAAATATCTAAAAACAATGTTCACATTTTTAGATGAAGATGAAGATTCTTTAGTTGATATTTTTTGCGCTATATGGCGAGTTGTAAAAGACAATTATCAAGAGCTATGGGGTCAAGACAATATATTTATGAAAAAAGTGAATATTAATGCGTTAAACGAGTTCATTTCAGAACGGTTGAAATTTGCATGGGAATTAAGTTTAGTAGATATTTTTAATTCTGAACAATTAGCACAACAAGTTTTAAATATAGTTAAATTATTACCTCAAGAGTTTTGGCAAGCAGAATGGTCTATTAAAATTCAAGATAGTGCTAATGTTAGAAAGTTAATAAAAGAGGATTTATCAACTTTAGCTGATAATTGTAGACTCAGAAGAACTTGGAATCAAGATTTAAAACTTCCCCTAACCGATGAAGAGTAA
- a CDS encoding HNH endonuclease, with protein sequence MNGNNPGTELRNFIKELYPQNNNNKDYDELDSFVSRIDDAFIAEGKFVKLVYESSVNYMLRRLINTAEYLNRKYETDEFPSGKFIEELRRFLSENTHIPSDKIEKMLVLVQSCLPLKNKKVKSPRKKRLINEYQSKNELRCYICGKDVVEEEIEIEHIWPKTMGGATEDFNLKIACSVCNDNKKHYIDASDFHYEQICLVSDKCDEKFPNEMKKEYQIAIWAKSDYTCIVCSKPASIVGRLNLGRINLSDSWHFLNIEAYCDEHTPE encoded by the coding sequence ATGAACGGTAATAATCCTGGTACAGAACTACGCAATTTTATAAAAGAACTTTATCCTCAAAATAATAACAATAAAGACTATGATGAATTAGACTCCTTTGTCTCAAGGATTGATGATGCTTTTATTGCAGAAGGTAAATTTGTAAAATTGGTTTATGAAAGTAGTGTAAATTATATGCTTAGGAGATTAATAAACACTGCTGAGTATTTAAATAGAAAATATGAGACTGATGAGTTTCCTTCAGGGAAATTTATAGAAGAACTTCGGCGCTTTCTTAGTGAAAATACTCATATTCCAAGTGACAAAATAGAAAAAATGTTAGTTTTAGTCCAGAGTTGTTTGCCATTAAAAAATAAAAAAGTTAAATCGCCTCGAAAAAAACGTCTTATTAACGAATATCAATCTAAAAACGAACTACGTTGTTATATCTGTGGTAAAGATGTGGTTGAAGAAGAGATAGAAATTGAGCATATATGGCCGAAAACAATGGGAGGTGCTACAGAAGACTTTAATCTGAAAATAGCTTGTTCTGTTTGTAATGACAACAAGAAACACTATATTGATGCAAGTGACTTTCACTATGAACAGATTTGTTTAGTAAGTGATAAATGTGATGAAAAATTCCCAAATGAAATGAAAAAAGAATATCAAATAGCAATATGGGCTAAAAGTGATTATACTTGCATAGTATGCAGTAAGCCTGCTTCAATTGTCGGTAGATTAAATCTTGGTCGTATCAATTTATCTGATAGCTGGCACTTTCTCAATATTGAAGCATATTGCGATGAACATACTCCAGAATAG
- a CDS encoding DGQHR domain-containing protein codes for MSDTTSDLTADITREYLERDNKEKQVLALLLDNFLQKKDQILVQKTEMGGTEAYVGSVTLEWFAGRVHFASGLPLLQKKYNPETDNIEIDADSIDEIQQRPLDWSRQAPLVQYLAARKNHKFPPVLVVINQPWVDDIKAAEWDAQGRAKTSTTDFTPLDKDGKVGLLNVSEENVTIYALDGQHRLMGVQGLIELIKTGKLQRYKKDKTADDSFITVSDLLEQYQVDPAYLQSLPKEKIGIEFICAVNAGETRTEARRRVRSVFVHVNLMAAPLTKGQLAQLNEDDGFAIVARKVAVTHPLLEQKPNRNPRVNWNSATVATNSTVLTTLQALQDMSERYLGYKFSHWKPFEKGLIPMRPENEEIEQGIAEFSKLFDNLASLPSYKILEHEDTPVLRRFSFEKGGGEANILFRPVAQVALAQALGFLVFKKGVSLASLFKKLKKFDQQGGFTGMEYPQSLWYGVLYDPNKKRVQVSGKELATKLLIYILGGIEDSMERAELRKAFANARTVENRTIGFNGEFVEPKEVGLPEILN; via the coding sequence ATGAGTGATACTACATCTGACCTAACTGCTGACATAACTAGAGAGTACCTAGAACGAGACAACAAGGAAAAACAGGTACTAGCTTTACTCTTAGATAATTTTTTACAAAAAAAAGACCAAATCCTCGTCCAAAAAACGGAAATGGGGGGTACAGAGGCTTATGTAGGGTCTGTAACTCTAGAATGGTTTGCGGGTAGAGTTCACTTCGCCTCTGGTTTACCTCTGCTGCAAAAAAAGTACAATCCAGAAACAGATAATATCGAAATTGACGCAGATAGTATTGACGAAATTCAACAACGTCCTTTGGACTGGTCACGGCAAGCACCACTAGTTCAGTATTTAGCAGCAAGAAAAAATCATAAATTTCCCCCAGTTTTAGTAGTAATAAATCAGCCTTGGGTAGATGACATCAAAGCTGCTGAATGGGACGCACAAGGACGAGCTAAAACCTCTACAACTGATTTTACTCCATTGGATAAAGATGGGAAGGTTGGCTTACTTAACGTTTCTGAAGAGAATGTGACCATTTATGCACTTGATGGTCAACACCGACTCATGGGAGTTCAGGGTTTAATAGAGTTAATTAAAACTGGCAAACTCCAGCGATATAAAAAGGATAAAACGGCTGATGATAGTTTTATCACAGTCTCAGATTTGCTGGAACAATATCAGGTAGACCCTGCTTACTTACAAAGCTTACCTAAAGAAAAAATAGGCATTGAATTTATTTGTGCAGTGAATGCTGGGGAAACTCGCACTGAAGCAAGGCGACGGGTACGGTCAGTTTTTGTGCATGTTAATTTAATGGCTGCACCCTTAACTAAAGGTCAGTTAGCACAATTAAATGAAGATGATGGTTTTGCCATTGTGGCGCGAAAAGTTGCGGTAACTCACCCACTTTTAGAACAAAAACCAAACCGTAACCCCCGCGTTAATTGGAATAGTGCAACAGTAGCCACAAATTCCACAGTTTTGACAACGTTGCAAGCTTTGCAAGATATGTCAGAAAGATACTTAGGTTATAAGTTTTCCCATTGGAAACCTTTTGAGAAAGGTTTAATTCCCATGCGTCCAGAAAATGAGGAAATTGAACAGGGAATTGCTGAGTTCAGCAAACTTTTTGATAATTTGGCAAGCTTACCTAGTTATAAGATTTTGGAACATGAAGATACGCCAGTTTTGAGAAGATTTAGTTTTGAAAAAGGTGGCGGTGAAGCTAATATACTTTTTCGTCCTGTGGCGCAAGTTGCTTTGGCACAAGCTTTAGGATTTTTAGTTTTTAAGAAGGGTGTTTCTTTAGCTAGTCTTTTTAAGAAATTAAAGAAGTTTGATCAACAAGGTGGGTTTACTGGTATGGAATACCCTCAATCTCTTTGGTATGGGGTATTATATGATCCTAATAAAAAGCGAGTCCAGGTTTCAGGAAAAGAATTAGCTACAAAGTTATTGATTTATATTCTAGGTGGAATTGAAGATTCAATGGAACGTGCTGAACTGCGTAAGGCTTTTGCTAATGCTAGGACTGTGGAAAATAGAACCATTGGTTTTAATGGCGAGTTTGTAGAACCAAAGGAAGTTGGACTTCCAGAAATACTTAATTAG
- the dndC gene encoding DNA phosphorothioation system sulfurtransferase DndC, with the protein MAEAQQPDNKSQQTRTVAELVEEIQALTTEIQELYCLDAIPWIIGVSWGKDSSTVLQLVWNAIAALPPEKRTKTIYVITTDTKVENPVVSAWVRQSMKQLEYAAKEQEMPFEPHLLQPAIEDTFWVNLIGKGYPAPRNQFRWCTPRLKINPANQFIRQIVRANGETILVLGTRKAESSKRAATMKKHQAGRVRDRLSPNASLPNSLIYTPIEDWSNNEVWIYLNQCDNPWGKSNKELFSLYRGATADNECPLVIDTSTPSCGDSRFGCWVCTLVNQDKSMQAMIQNDEEKQWMQPLLDLRNKLDVQDDRDKRDFRRIWGDVQLFERRNKNGKSSVEPIPGPYTKYWRESWLKELLEAQTQIRHTAPENMRDITLITLEELSEIRRIWLEEKHEFDDSLPRIYQEVTGEEFKDPRPGADLSLLGSDEWAVLEDICAGDEMHLELMAKLLDTERQFRKMSRRVGIYETLEKCFATSSRSKDEAVRNAHLKRDLKEAVEKGDVAKVKQLTLADFTAPNTEAIAPDTQTDTTKPDTKAKAWASKKFKNKGTKA; encoded by the coding sequence ATGGCTGAAGCACAACAACCAGATAATAAAAGTCAGCAGACACGTACTGTAGCAGAGTTAGTGGAAGAGATCCAAGCTTTAACTACTGAAATTCAAGAATTGTATTGTTTAGATGCAATACCTTGGATTATAGGTGTATCTTGGGGAAAAGACTCTAGCACAGTCTTACAGCTTGTTTGGAATGCGATCGCTGCTCTCCCTCCAGAAAAAAGAACTAAAACCATTTATGTTATTACAACGGACACGAAGGTAGAAAATCCTGTGGTTTCAGCTTGGGTTCGTCAATCAATGAAGCAGCTAGAGTATGCTGCAAAAGAACAAGAAATGCCCTTTGAACCACATCTGCTACAACCAGCAATCGAAGATACATTTTGGGTAAATCTCATTGGTAAGGGTTATCCTGCGCCACGTAACCAGTTTCGCTGGTGTACACCACGTTTAAAAATTAATCCTGCTAATCAGTTCATTCGTCAAATAGTCAGAGCTAACGGTGAGACAATCCTTGTTTTAGGAACTCGTAAAGCTGAAAGCTCTAAACGTGCCGCTACTATGAAAAAGCACCAAGCAGGTAGAGTACGAGATAGACTAAGCCCTAACGCTAGTCTGCCTAATTCTCTTATTTATACTCCTATTGAAGATTGGAGTAATAATGAAGTGTGGATTTATCTGAATCAGTGTGACAATCCTTGGGGAAAAAGCAATAAAGAATTATTCAGTCTTTATCGAGGTGCAACAGCAGACAACGAATGTCCTCTAGTTATTGATACTTCAACTCCTAGCTGTGGCGATTCAAGATTTGGATGTTGGGTTTGCACATTAGTTAATCAGGATAAATCGATGCAGGCGATGATCCAGAATGATGAAGAAAAACAATGGATGCAGCCACTCTTAGACCTTCGTAATAAATTAGATGTCCAAGATGATAGAGATAAAAGAGACTTCCGAAGAATTTGGGGTGATGTTCAGCTATTTGAGCGACGGAATAAAAATGGTAAAAGTTCTGTTGAACCAATACCAGGCCCATATACTAAATACTGGCGAGAGTCTTGGTTAAAAGAATTATTAGAAGCTCAAACACAAATCCGCCACACAGCACCAGAAAATATGCGTGATATTACCTTAATAACTTTAGAAGAATTGAGTGAAATTCGTCGCATTTGGCTAGAAGAAAAACACGAATTTGATGATAGCCTACCGCGTATTTATCAAGAAGTAACAGGCGAGGAATTTAAAGACCCCCGTCCGGGTGCTGACCTTAGCTTATTAGGCAGCGATGAATGGGCTGTGTTAGAAGACATTTGTGCTGGTGATGAGATGCACTTAGAATTAATGGCGAAACTCTTGGATACAGAACGTCAATTTCGCAAAATGTCTCGTCGTGTGGGCATCTACGAGACATTAGAGAAATGCTTTGCTACCAGTTCACGTTCTAAAGATGAAGCAGTTAGAAATGCCCATTTGAAGCGAGATTTGAAAGAAGCAGTTGAAAAAGGTGATGTAGCCAAAGTTAAGCAACTCACTCTAGCAGATTTTACCGCACCTAATACGGAGGCGATCGCA